The stretch of DNA CACTCCTGGGGCGCCTTCCTCGCCGACCTTCCGCACGGGATCCGTCCCCTCCTGAAGCTCACCTACACGCTGAACTGGACATCCGGAGGGGGCATTTTCGGTTTCCACCTCCTGAACGCGGCGCTCCACGCGGCGAACGCCGTCCTGCTGTTCCGCGTCGCGCGCCTCCTGTCCGCGCCGGCCGTTTCGGGCTTCGCCGCCCTGTTCGCCGCGCTGCTGTTCGCCGTCCACCCGGTCCAGACGGAGGCGGTGACCTATATCAGCGGGCGGTCCGTTTCCCTCATGTCGTTCTTCTACCTCGGGAGCGTCCTCGCCTGGCTCCGCGGGCGGGAGCGGGGTAGCGTTTTTCTCCTCCGCGGGGCATCCCCCCTCCTGTTCCTCCTGGCGATGCTGTCCAAGGAAGTGGCGCTCACCCTCCCGTTCGCGCTGCTTCTTCTCGAAACCGCCCGCGGAACCGCCTGGAGGGATGCGCTCCGCGCCCAATCGGTCCATTGGGGGCTGCTCCTGCTTCTTGCCGGCCTCCTCCTCGCCCATCCCGGGTACGGGCGGCTTCTCGAGTCGTGCTTCGACATCCGGGGCGTCCCTGCCAATCTGATGACCCAGATCCACGGGATCGCGTACCTGTTGTCGCGCCTCGTTTCGCCGCACGCGCTGAACATCGATCCCGATCTTCCGGTTTTCGAGCGGGTGACGCCGTTCGTGGCGGGGGAGGCGGTCTTCCTGGGGGTCCTCTTTTCGGCGGGGATCGCAGGCCTCGGGAGACGCTCCGCGGCGGGCTTCGGCATCCTCTGGTTCTTCCTCCACCTCGTACCCACGAACTCCTTCGTCCCGCGGCTCGATGTGGCGAACGAACGGCAGCTCTACCTTGCCTCGTGGGGGCTCTTTCTCGCGCTGGGGGCGGGCGCCGACCGTATCCGGGAGAGAGCCGGACTCCTCCCGGTCGCCGCGGTCGCCGCGTCGCTGGCGATCGCGCTCGGAATTCTCACGATATCGAGGAACGGGGTGTACCGCAGCGAGATCGCCTTGTGGGAGGACACCGCGGGGAAGTCGCCGGGGAAGGCCCGTGCGCACAACAATCTGGGGTACGCGTACGAGCTCGCGGGGCGATTCGGGGATGCGGAGGCGTCGTACCTCCGCGCGATGTCGATCGACCCCGGATATGTACGCGCCCGGGAGAACCTCGCGCGTCTCGCGCTCCGGAGGAACCGGCGATCTGGTATATTTTCGGGGGCGGGTATCGCCAGGGAGGGTCTCCATTGGGCTCCGAACGGCAGGTGAAGAAACTGGCGGAGATCCTCGTCCGCCACTCGGTGAAGGCGAGGAAAGGCGAGATCGTCCGGATCTCCACGAGCGAGCTGGGGAAGCCGCTGGCGCTCGCGGTCTACCGCGAGGTGATGCGGGCGGGAGCGCACCCGCTCCTCTCGGCGGGGTTCGAGGAGGCGAACGGGATCTTCTACGAGGAAGCGTCGCCGGAGCAGATCGCCCACCTCCCGCCGACGAAGATGCACGAGGCGAAGACGATCGACGCCGACATCGTGATCATCGCTCCCGGCAACACCCGGCACCTCTCCCACATCCCTCCGCGGAAGATGGCCGACCGCCGGAAGGCGACCAAGCCGATCTCCGAGGTGCTGCTGCGGCGCGTCCGGTGGGTGCTGACCAACTTCCCCACGGAGG from Deltaproteobacteria bacterium encodes:
- a CDS encoding tetratricopeptide repeat protein, whose amino-acid sequence is MKRGAAELLLLPGAVALVYANAFRGGFQFDDYNVIVGNPAVHSWGAFLADLPHGIRPLLKLTYTLNWTSGGGIFGFHLLNAALHAANAVLLFRVARLLSAPAVSGFAALFAALLFAVHPVQTEAVTYISGRSVSLMSFFYLGSVLAWLRGRERGSVFLLRGASPLLFLLAMLSKEVALTLPFALLLLETARGTAWRDALRAQSVHWGLLLLLAGLLLAHPGYGRLLESCFDIRGVPANLMTQIHGIAYLLSRLVSPHALNIDPDLPVFERVTPFVAGEAVFLGVLFSAGIAGLGRRSAAGFGILWFFLHLVPTNSFVPRLDVANERQLYLASWGLFLALGAGADRIRERAGLLPVAAVAASLAIALGILTISRNGVYRSEIALWEDTAGKSPGKARAHNNLGYAYELAGRFGDAEASYLRAMSIDPGYVRARENLARLALRRNRRSGIFSGAGIAREGLHWAPNGR
- a CDS encoding aminopeptidase, coding for MGSERQVKKLAEILVRHSVKARKGEIVRISTSELGKPLALAVYREVMRAGAHPLLSAGFEEANGIFYEEASPEQIAHLPPTKMHEAKTIDADIVIIAPGNTRHLSHIPPRKMADRRKATKPISEVLLRRVRWVLTNFPTEALAQETDRSLAEYEKLYYGAVDQDWAAMSRMFARAKKVLEKADRVRIVGVDTDLSFSIKGRTAIPCAGEYNMPDGEIFTAPVETSTEGVIFFEFPAIAGGREVAGIRLRFR